From Scomber scombrus chromosome 21, fScoSco1.1, whole genome shotgun sequence, one genomic window encodes:
- the wfikkn2b gene encoding WAP, Kazal, immunoglobulin, Kunitz and NTR domain-containing protein 2: MWWMLTPRWICLLAYVSVWMELQAGVLSHVTYSHAGICPNDMNPNLWVDAMSTCTRECESDQECESFEKCCQNVCGNRSCVAARYVDGKKGPIGMPKEATCASFMCTQQGSECDIWDGQPVCKCRDRCEREPHFTCASDGMTYYNKCYMDAEACSKGITLSVVTCRFHLTWPNTSPSLPQATTLRPTTAPLQATIPPPTQPQPPVVISSPTHQAVNVGETASFMCDVTGRPRPEITWEKQQPDGVERVVMRPNHVRGNMVVTNIGQLVIYNAQLHDSGIYTCTAQNPSGSVQANHPLTVLPTKPSKSPEPKNVTRCLPEECLKPPDNPEDCGSELEKVSWYYEPKANNCFSFTHCHSNDNSQQPRKVFEAYEDCMQCCGPELSGPCGLPSLQGPCKAYEPRWAYSSTLRQCQSFIYGGCEGNDNNFESKESCEEMCPYPKNHHCKACKPRGKIVTSFCRSDFVILGRMTELTEEKDSGHALVTVEEILKDEKMGLRFFGKEPLEVTFLNMDWNCPCPNITNAAAEGQVIIMGNVNDGMAVLQPESYVGASSPRRVRKLKEVISKSTCDILKAITNSPQ, translated from the exons ATGTGGTGGATGCTGACTCCTCGGTGGATCTGCCTCCTGGCGTATGTGTCAGTGTGGATGGAGCTCCAAGCCGGAGTTTTGTCCCATGTCACCTATTCACACGCAGGGATCTGCCCCAACGACATGAACCCCAACCTGTGGGTGGATGCCATGAGTACCTGTACAAGAGAGTGTGAATCTGATCAG GAGTGTGAGTCCTTTGAGAAATGTTGCCAGAATGTGTGTGGGAACCGGAGTTGTGTAGCAGCCCGTTATGTGGACGGAAAGAAAGGTCCCATAGGAATGCCAAAGGAAGCCACCTGCGCCAGTTTTATGTGCACCCAGCAGGGGTCTGAGTGTGACATCTGGGATGGGCAGCCAGTGTGTAAATGCAGGGACCGTTGCGAGAGGGAGCCCCACTTCACCTGCGCCTCTGATGGCATGACCTACTACAACAAGTGCTACATGGATGCCGAAGCGTGCTCCAAGGGCATCACCCTCTCTGTTGTCACCTGCCGCTTCCACCTCACCTGGCCGAACACAAGCCCCTCGTTGCCCCAAGCAACCACTCTTCGCCCAACCACTGCTCCCCTCCAGGCGACTATCCCACCTCCCACACAACCCCAGCCACCTGTGGTCATCAGCAGCCCGACCCACCAGGCAGTAAATGTTGGTGAAACAGCCAGCTTCATGTGTGACGTGACGGGGCGCCCGCGTCCTGAAATCACCTGGGAGAAGCAGCAGCCAGACGGGGTAGAGAGGGTGGTCATGAGGCCCAATCACGTGCGGGGGAATATGGTGGTCACTAACATCGGTCAGCTGGTCATCTACAATGCTCAGCTGCATGACTCAGGTATCTACACCTGCACAGCCCAGAACCCGTCCGGCTCAGTGCAGGCCAACCACCCGCTCACTGTGCTGCCCACAAAGCCATCCAAGAGCCCAGAGCCCAAGAACGTGACACGCTGCCTCCCTGAGGAGTGCCTGAAACCCCCTGATAATCCAGAGGACTGTGGGAGTGAGCTGGAGAAAGTCAGCTGGTACTACGAACCCAAGGCCAACAACTGCTTCTCCTTCACCCACTGCCATAGCAACGACAACAGCCAGCAGCCAAGGAAGGTGTTCGAGGCATACGAGGATTGCATGCAGTGCTGTGGTCCAGAGCTGTCGGGCCCCTGCGGCCTCCCCAGTCTTCAGGGCCCTTGTAAGGCATACGAACCCCGTTGGGCATACAGCAGCACCTTGCGGCAGTGCCAGTCCTTCATCTACGGAGGATGCGAAGGTAATGACAACAACTTTGAATCCAAAGAATCATGTGAAGAGATGTGTCCCTACCCGAAAAACCACCACTGCAAAGCCTGTAAGCCAAGAGGCAAGATTGTGACGAGCTTCTGCCGGAGTGACTTCGTCATCTTAGGTCGCATGACCGAGCTTACGGAGGAGAAGGACTCGGGTCACGCCCTTGTGACCGTGGAAGAGATCCTCAAAGACGAGAAGATGGGCCTCCGCTTCTTTGGCAAGGAGCCTCTAGAAGTCACCTTCCTCAACATGGACTGGAACTGCCCCTGCCCAAACATCACAAATGCTGCCGCCGAGGGTCAGGTCATCATCATGGGCAATGTCAACGATGGCATGGCCGTCCTTCAGCCAGAGAGCTATGTGGGTGCTTCCAGTCCTCGTCGTGTACGAAAACTCAAAGAGGTCATCTCCAAGAGCACATGTGACATTCTCAAAGCGATCACCAACAGCCCTCAGTAG